A genomic segment from Prochlorothrix hollandica PCC 9006 = CALU 1027 encodes:
- a CDS encoding DUF3285 domain-containing protein yields the protein MDPTSPPTPDPTAPQNTQTRTNSANDTQPNSVDSPSPEPVAAPPTPGAPPPGPPPTYTKLAMRNMVKKGRQSLVHFFLTALGLLGAMVGLAYLTR from the coding sequence TTGGATCCTACGTCACCCCCCACACCAGATCCGACCGCACCCCAAAATACCCAGACCCGTACCAACTCGGCCAACGACACCCAGCCCAATAGCGTTGATTCCCCCAGCCCGGAACCCGTAGCGGCTCCACCTACCCCAGGGGCACCCCCCCCCGGCCCTCCCCCCACCTACACCAAATTGGCCATGCGCAACATGGTTAAAAAGGGTCGCCAATCCCTGGTTCATTTCTTCCTCACCGCCCTAGGGCTACTGGGGGCAATGGTGGGTCTGGCCTATCTCACCCGCTAA
- the ybeY gene encoding rRNA maturation RNase YbeY — MTTFTLSLNLQDCFSHDRTAAETGDVPWDQTVAPGDIALGETDPAARAGIMGAMAAIAAPDTTPTLGVGTLTPAQWEAYFQDWLGFLRPSLPLPWQQVEEYELSLRFTDDREIQAFNHQYRQQDQATDVLAFAALEADYPVLSFGESPEPLYLGDIVIAVPTAQAQAQQQGHDLTTELMWLASHGFLHLLGWDHPDEAQLQAMLQQQQQLLTQVGYSPAQPSFCP; from the coding sequence GTGACTACGTTTACCCTCAGCCTGAATCTTCAAGATTGTTTTAGTCACGATCGCACCGCCGCCGAGACGGGGGACGTTCCCTGGGATCAAACCGTGGCCCCAGGGGACATTGCTCTAGGGGAAACAGACCCAGCAGCAAGGGCAGGAATCATGGGGGCGATGGCGGCGATCGCTGCCCCAGACACCACGCCAACCTTGGGGGTGGGAACTTTAACCCCGGCCCAGTGGGAAGCCTACTTTCAGGACTGGTTGGGCTTCCTCCGTCCCAGCCTACCGCTACCGTGGCAACAGGTTGAGGAGTACGAACTTTCGTTGCGGTTTACCGACGATCGCGAAATCCAAGCGTTTAATCACCAATATCGTCAGCAGGATCAGGCCACAGATGTTCTGGCCTTTGCCGCCCTGGAAGCAGACTACCCCGTCCTCTCTTTCGGCGAATCCCCTGAACCCCTGTACCTAGGCGATATTGTCATTGCCGTGCCCACCGCCCAAGCTCAAGCCCAACAACAGGGCCATGACTTAACCACAGAGTTGATGTGGCTGGCCTCCCATGGCTTTCTGCATTTACTGGGCTGGGATCACCCCGATGAGGCGCAGTTGCAAGCCATGTTACAGCAGCAACAGCAGCTACTAACCCAGGTGGGTTATAGTCCAGCACAACCGTCCTTCTGTCCCTAA
- a CDS encoding diacylglycerol kinase family protein has translation MAQRLSTSLTNRTAHSRSKQPTRQGSWLVAATLLASFSYAGSGLRYAFATQRNFRIHVGVGLGVLGLALWLQVSLTALAILMLTVGAVMVMELVNTAIEAVVDLVVEQTYHDLARIAKDCAAGAVLISALVSVGVGLSLLGPPLWERVQSWGF, from the coding sequence ATGGCTCAACGTCTTTCCACATCCTTGACCAACCGTACCGCCCACAGCCGCAGCAAACAGCCCACCCGACAGGGTTCCTGGTTGGTGGCTGCCACCTTGCTCGCTAGCTTCAGCTATGCCGGATCTGGCTTGCGCTACGCCTTCGCGACCCAGCGCAACTTTCGGATCCATGTAGGGGTGGGACTGGGGGTGCTGGGGTTGGCTCTCTGGCTTCAGGTGAGTCTCACTGCACTGGCGATTTTGATGTTAACCGTGGGAGCGGTCATGGTGATGGAGTTGGTGAACACGGCGATCGAAGCCGTCGTCGATTTAGTGGTCGAGCAAACCTACCATGATTTAGCCCGCATCGCTAAAGACTGTGCTGCTGGGGCGGTGTTGATCTCAGCCCTCGTCTCCGTTGGGGTCGGACTGTCTCTCCTGGGTCCCCCCCTGTGGGAACGGGTACAGAGCTGGGGGTTCTGA
- a CDS encoding anthranilate synthase component II: MLIVIDNYDSFTYNLVQYLGELGQNFPVAATIEVYRNDQITVADVAAKHPDGIVISPGPGRPDDAGISLDLIRTLGASTPILGVCLGHQGIGQVFGGQVVSAPQLMHGKVSPIHHNGTGVFTGLENPFTATRYHSLVIDRATCPAALEITAWVDDSTIMGVRHRNYPHIQGVQFHPESVLTESGKTLLSNFLGGLTP, encoded by the coding sequence ATGCTGATTGTTATTGATAACTACGACAGTTTCACCTATAACTTGGTGCAATATCTTGGAGAATTGGGGCAAAATTTTCCCGTAGCGGCCACGATCGAGGTCTACCGCAATGACCAAATTACCGTGGCAGACGTTGCCGCCAAACACCCTGACGGCATTGTCATTTCCCCCGGACCGGGCCGCCCCGATGATGCTGGCATTTCCCTTGATCTCATCAGAACCCTCGGAGCCAGCACGCCTATTTTGGGGGTATGCCTAGGCCACCAGGGCATTGGCCAAGTCTTTGGCGGGCAGGTGGTGTCCGCTCCCCAACTGATGCATGGCAAGGTGTCCCCCATTCACCACAACGGCACCGGAGTTTTTACCGGGCTAGAGAACCCCTTTACAGCAACCCGCTATCATAGTCTGGTGATCGATCGCGCCACATGTCCGGCAGCGTTGGAAATTACAGCCTGGGTGGATGATAGCACCATTATGGGGGTGCGCCATCGGAACTATCCCCATATCCAGGGTGTCCAGTTTCACCCAGAGAGTGTTTTAACGGAATCGGGAAAAACACTCCTCAGCAATTTTCTGGGGGGACTGACTCCCTAG
- a CDS encoding MBL fold metallo-hydrolase, with protein MKRRQFIHHASAGLVTALGTSWLHHGPAQAQSPDTLTLTWFGHTCVLFSGGGQRVLVNPFQAIGCTAGYPAPQVESNYVLISSRQLDEGAVENLPGTPRIFSEPGAYRLGANNQIQGIRTDHDRLGGKRFGRNVAWRWTQGGLDILHLGGIASEISTSQKILMGSPDVLLIPVGGQQPPAGTSAYDPRWPEVYTPEEAKAAIAVLNPKLVIPTHYRTDAANANACDLVALQDFVQVMGNIPIRYSTDNSITLQGGTLPTSPTLQVLSYSA; from the coding sequence ATGAAACGGCGACAGTTTATTCACCATGCCAGTGCGGGATTGGTGACAGCCCTGGGAACCAGTTGGCTACACCATGGCCCAGCCCAGGCCCAATCCCCTGACACCTTGACCTTAACGTGGTTTGGCCACACCTGCGTTCTCTTTAGCGGGGGTGGGCAGCGGGTTTTAGTCAATCCGTTTCAGGCCATCGGCTGTACGGCGGGTTACCCTGCGCCCCAGGTGGAGTCCAACTATGTGTTGATCAGTAGCCGCCAGTTAGACGAGGGAGCGGTGGAGAATCTACCGGGTACCCCCCGGATTTTTTCCGAGCCGGGAGCCTATCGCTTGGGAGCCAATAATCAAATCCAAGGCATTCGCACGGATCACGATCGCCTGGGGGGCAAACGCTTTGGGCGCAATGTGGCATGGCGCTGGACCCAAGGGGGGCTGGATATTCTTCACCTAGGGGGCATCGCCTCTGAAATTAGCACCAGCCAAAAAATTCTGATGGGATCCCCCGATGTCCTGCTGATTCCCGTGGGAGGACAGCAGCCTCCAGCGGGCACCTCCGCCTATGATCCCCGGTGGCCAGAGGTTTATACCCCCGAAGAAGCCAAGGCGGCGATCGCCGTCCTCAATCCCAAGCTGGTGATCCCCACCCACTACCGCACCGATGCCGCCAATGCCAATGCCTGTGATTTGGTGGCCCTCCAAGACTTTGTTCAAGTCATGGGGAACATTCCCATTCGCTATAGCACCGACAACAGCATTACCCTCCAAGGGGGAACCCTCCCCACTAGCCCCACCCTTCAAGTCCTGAGTTATAGCGCCTAA
- the trmB gene encoding tRNA (guanosine(46)-N7)-methyltransferase TrmB, translating into MSVRVRQHVNPLSQKFQAAVVPLDWEACYGAPHAPLHLDIGAARGRFLLALAQQRRDWNFLGLEIREPLVQSANDDRDRLSLSNLHYLFCNANVHLENVLDFLPPGVLRYVTIQFPDPWFKKRHQKRRVVQPELVNALAQALPPGGQVLLQSDVLEVAESMVDRFEAHPHFRTQSPQWLPQNPLPVPTEREIATLRRGDPVYRQMFVKTLP; encoded by the coding sequence GTGAGTGTTCGGGTTCGTCAACATGTCAATCCCCTGAGTCAAAAGTTTCAGGCAGCAGTGGTGCCCCTGGACTGGGAAGCTTGCTACGGCGCACCTCACGCGCCCTTGCACTTGGACATTGGTGCGGCTCGGGGGCGTTTTCTGTTGGCACTGGCCCAGCAGCGTCGGGACTGGAACTTTTTGGGGCTAGAAATTCGAGAACCGTTGGTGCAATCGGCCAACGACGATCGCGATCGCCTGAGCCTCAGCAATCTCCACTACCTGTTTTGCAACGCCAATGTTCACCTGGAAAACGTCTTAGACTTCTTGCCACCGGGAGTTTTGCGCTATGTTACGATTCAATTCCCGGATCCCTGGTTCAAAAAACGACACCAAAAACGGCGGGTGGTGCAGCCGGAGTTAGTCAACGCCTTAGCCCAAGCCCTGCCCCCAGGGGGTCAGGTGTTGCTACAATCCGATGTCTTAGAGGTGGCTGAGTCCATGGTCGATCGCTTTGAAGCCCATCCCCACTTCCGAACCCAATCCCCCCAGTGGTTGCCACAGAATCCCCTGCCTGTCCCCACAGAGCGAGAAATTGCCACCCTGCGCCGGGGTGATCCGGTCTACCGCCAGATGTTTGTCAAAACCCTGCCCTGA
- a CDS encoding glutathione S-transferase family protein codes for MPTFYYSPVSPNARRVWLALLEKNIAFESVILKLDGDQKDPHFLALNPFHQVPVWVDQTVTVLESVAILDYLEARYPDPPLMPTDPAALARVRMVQMVVDNKLFRPATTLLAEGGDSLRRIQAETQMAEVLGFLEGLLGDHPYFGGGCLSNADITLGTALPLLISLQSWLDRYPALGQWWQRLNDRPIWQQTRLTEAELAYFHRRVQLIVKLGQRQMLRP; via the coding sequence ATGCCCACCTTTTACTACAGCCCTGTATCCCCCAATGCCCGCCGGGTTTGGTTGGCCCTCCTGGAAAAAAACATTGCCTTTGAGTCCGTCATTCTCAAACTCGATGGGGATCAAAAGGATCCCCACTTTTTGGCCCTCAACCCCTTTCACCAGGTGCCCGTGTGGGTTGATCAAACGGTTACCGTTCTGGAATCCGTGGCCATCCTGGACTACCTAGAAGCCCGCTACCCTGATCCCCCCTTAATGCCCACAGACCCAGCGGCCCTAGCCAGGGTTCGCATGGTGCAAATGGTGGTGGACAACAAGCTGTTTCGCCCCGCCACCACCCTGCTGGCAGAGGGGGGGGACTCGCTCCGCAGGATCCAGGCAGAAACCCAAATGGCCGAAGTTTTAGGATTTCTGGAAGGGCTGTTGGGGGATCATCCCTACTTTGGGGGGGGCTGCTTATCCAATGCTGACATTACCCTGGGCACAGCCTTGCCCTTATTAATCAGCCTCCAATCCTGGCTCGATCGCTATCCAGCCTTAGGTCAGTGGTGGCAGCGCCTCAACGATCGCCCCATCTGGCAACAAACCCGCCTCACTGAAGCGGAACTAGCCTACTTCCATCGGCGGGTCCAGTTAATCGTCAAGTTGGGCCAGCGGCAAATGCTGCGCCCTTAG
- a CDS encoding GDP-L-fucose synthase family protein, translating into MINLADRRIVVTGGAGFLGRQVVNQLCAAGAQRDKITVPRSRDCDLRQLEACQTLVQDQDIIVHLAAHVGGIGLNQEKPGELFYDNLMMGAQLIHAAHSAGVQKFVCVGTVCAYPKFTPVPFKEDDLWNGYPEETNAPYGVAKKALLVQLQAYRQQYGFDGIYLLPVNLYGPEDNFDPRSSHVIPALIRKVHEAQQRGDRQFPVWGDGSPTREFLYSTDAAQGIVLATQSYSDPEPVNLGSGAEISIRDLVVLIADLMEFEADIVWQTDKPNGQPRRCLDTHRATAAFGFEAQVDFRTGLRQTIDWYRQHAV; encoded by the coding sequence ATGATAAATTTGGCCGATCGCCGCATTGTTGTCACCGGAGGAGCCGGTTTTTTAGGTCGCCAAGTGGTGAACCAATTGTGTGCAGCGGGAGCGCAGCGGGACAAGATTACGGTGCCCCGATCGCGGGATTGTGACTTGCGCCAACTGGAGGCGTGCCAAACCCTAGTCCAGGATCAAGACATCATCGTTCATTTAGCGGCCCATGTGGGGGGCATTGGTCTCAATCAGGAAAAACCAGGGGAATTGTTTTACGACAATCTGATGATGGGGGCGCAGTTGATCCACGCTGCCCACAGTGCCGGGGTGCAGAAATTTGTTTGCGTCGGAACGGTCTGTGCGTACCCCAAATTTACGCCGGTGCCCTTTAAGGAAGACGATCTCTGGAATGGTTACCCGGAAGAGACCAATGCCCCCTATGGGGTCGCCAAGAAAGCCCTTTTGGTGCAACTGCAAGCCTACCGCCAGCAGTACGGATTTGATGGTATTTATCTGTTGCCGGTCAACCTCTATGGGCCAGAGGACAACTTTGATCCCCGCAGTTCCCATGTGATTCCGGCTCTGATTCGTAAGGTTCATGAAGCCCAGCAGCGGGGCGATCGCCAGTTTCCGGTGTGGGGGGATGGCAGTCCCACCCGTGAGTTTCTCTACTCCACCGATGCTGCCCAAGGTATTGTTTTAGCCACCCAGTCCTACAGCGATCCAGAACCGGTGAACCTGGGGTCTGGTGCTGAAATTTCGATTCGGGATCTGGTGGTCTTAATTGCCGATCTGATGGAGTTTGAGGCTGATATTGTTTGGCAAACCGACAAGCCCAATGGCCAGCCCCGCCGCTGTTTAGACACCCATCGGGCCACCGCAGCCTTTGGTTTTGAGGCGCAGGTGGATTTTCGCACGGGTTTGCGCCAGACCATTGACTGGTATCGTCAGCACGCTGTTTAA
- the gmd gene encoding GDP-mannose 4,6-dehydratase, producing MTQPKKALLTGITGQDGSYLSELLLEKGYQVHGIIRRTSTFNTDRIDHLYIDPHKEEAKLFLHYGDLTDGTTLRRIIEAVEPCEVYNLGAQSHVRVSFDAPEYTVDAVGMGTLRLLEAIRDYQQRTGNEVRFYQAGSSEMFGQVQAVPQSETTPFYPRSPYACAKVYAHWQTVNYRESYDLFACNGILFNHESPRRGETFVTRKITRAIARILAGQQDKIYMGNLDAKRDWGYAKDYVRAMWLMLQQDKPDDYVVATGETHSVQEFLELAFGFADLTWQDYVEFDPRYLRPTEVDLLIGDPTKANEQLNWQPEVSFPQLVQLMVSSDLEALGLSLPKGKPVLDLHDSATVRKTTGSSVD from the coding sequence ATGACTCAACCGAAAAAAGCCTTGCTCACTGGTATTACTGGCCAGGATGGATCCTACCTGAGTGAGTTACTCCTGGAGAAGGGTTACCAGGTTCATGGCATTATTCGCCGAACCTCCACCTTTAACACCGATCGCATCGATCACCTCTACATCGATCCCCATAAGGAAGAGGCTAAGCTCTTTCTCCACTATGGCGATCTCACCGATGGCACCACCCTACGGCGCATCATCGAAGCCGTGGAACCCTGCGAAGTCTATAACCTAGGGGCACAGTCCCATGTGCGGGTTAGCTTCGATGCCCCTGAGTACACCGTCGATGCCGTGGGTATGGGAACCCTGCGCCTGTTGGAGGCGATCCGGGATTACCAGCAGCGCACCGGCAACGAAGTGCGGTTTTACCAGGCGGGATCCTCGGAAATGTTTGGCCAAGTGCAGGCGGTTCCCCAAAGCGAAACTACCCCGTTTTACCCCCGCAGTCCCTATGCTTGCGCCAAGGTTTATGCCCATTGGCAAACGGTGAACTACCGGGAGTCCTATGACCTATTTGCCTGTAATGGCATTTTGTTTAACCATGAGTCTCCCCGCCGGGGCGAAACCTTTGTGACCCGCAAAATTACCCGCGCCATTGCCCGTATTTTGGCGGGACAACAGGACAAAATCTATATGGGTAACCTGGATGCTAAGCGGGACTGGGGCTATGCTAAGGACTATGTGCGGGCCATGTGGTTGATGCTGCAACAGGATAAACCCGATGACTATGTGGTGGCCACCGGGGAAACCCATTCGGTGCAGGAATTTTTAGAACTGGCCTTTGGATTCGCGGATCTCACCTGGCAGGATTATGTGGAGTTTGATCCCCGTTACCTGCGACCGACGGAGGTGGATCTGTTGATTGGGGATCCCACCAAGGCCAATGAGCAGTTGAACTGGCAGCCGGAAGTGAGCTTCCCCCAATTGGTGCAGTTGATGGTCAGCAGTGATCTTGAAGCCTTGGGGTTGAGTTTGCCTAAGGGTAAGCCCGTCCTAGATTTGCACGATAGCGCCACAGTTCGCAAAACCACGGGCAGTTCGGTGGATTAA
- a CDS encoding phosphoribosylaminoimidazolesuccinocarboxamide synthase, with amino-acid sequence MALRDRQDIQDLIHSYGATVDQGRSIRQLLADGEIPALKGCHLYPGKVSDCIFGDPLQTPDGIPLRLMYRTNRVSTHDQHRGSIPFKDQVLALNHHLMLDLVQPILGSSQLEIPGLEPTATVIVAENLNPIAFENVLRCYMATSTTSTSLYQHWLAGAREFCGHALPDNLQGNGKLPYIMDTPSTKAKADQSVAPQYLFDRGICTPEDYTQIRNSSILAFGLLMAHDRPKGLIPVDTKLEHGRNHQGAIVVMDEVFTLDSTRRWKLDPATGELELDAQGNPQSYSKEFVRGMAFDPSTGLLNPHQQQDIAVRYIEAIQHISGQPFEPDLRSREQRLLESTHQILDHLGIA; translated from the coding sequence ATGGCCCTGCGCGATCGCCAAGATATTCAAGACCTGATCCACAGCTACGGTGCCACCGTTGATCAAGGTCGTAGCATTCGTCAGCTCCTCGCCGATGGGGAGATCCCAGCCCTCAAGGGGTGTCACCTCTACCCCGGTAAAGTGTCTGATTGTATTTTTGGAGACCCGTTGCAGACCCCCGACGGCATTCCCCTGCGGCTGATGTATCGAACCAATCGGGTGTCTACCCATGACCAGCACCGAGGATCAATTCCCTTTAAGGATCAGGTGCTGGCCCTGAACCACCATTTAATGCTGGACTTGGTGCAGCCCATCCTCGGCAGTTCCCAACTGGAGATCCCTGGCTTGGAACCCACCGCCACGGTGATTGTGGCCGAGAACCTGAACCCTATCGCCTTTGAAAATGTCCTGCGCTGTTACATGGCCACAAGCACCACCTCCACCTCTCTGTATCAGCATTGGTTAGCCGGAGCCAGAGAGTTTTGTGGCCATGCCCTGCCGGACAACCTCCAGGGGAATGGCAAGTTGCCCTATATCATGGATACCCCATCCACCAAGGCTAAGGCGGATCAATCCGTTGCCCCCCAGTATCTGTTCGATCGCGGCATCTGTACCCCTGAGGACTACACCCAGATTCGCAATAGTTCGATTTTGGCCTTTGGGCTACTGATGGCCCACGATCGCCCCAAAGGCTTAATCCCCGTCGATACCAAGCTAGAACATGGCCGCAACCATCAAGGGGCGATCGTCGTGATGGATGAGGTGTTTACCCTGGATTCCACCCGCCGCTGGAAACTGGATCCAGCTACCGGGGAGTTGGAGCTAGATGCCCAGGGCAATCCCCAGTCCTATTCCAAGGAATTTGTGCGGGGCATGGCGTTTGACCCCAGCACTGGGTTACTCAACCCCCATCAGCAGCAAGACATCGCCGTTCGCTATATCGAAGCCATTCAACACATCAGCGGCCAGCCCTTTGAGCCGGATCTGCGATCGCGGGAACAACGCCTACTGGAATCTACCCACCAGATCCTGGACCATCTGGGCATCGCCTAA
- a CDS encoding DUF6761 family protein — protein sequence MLQDATTIRHYQRLTDAMVALWERGYRFDDLRLYLDGYLAALRSTSHLEAYEVHRLEEEAVRYMYDPSNFALVQPQPEADYY from the coding sequence ATGCTTCAAGACGCTACTACAATTCGCCACTACCAACGGCTTACCGATGCCATGGTCGCCCTGTGGGAACGAGGGTATCGATTTGATGATCTTCGCCTGTATCTGGATGGTTATTTAGCGGCCCTGCGATCCACTAGCCATCTTGAAGCCTATGAAGTCCACCGTCTGGAAGAAGAGGCGGTGCGTTATATGTACGATCCCTCTAATTTTGCACTGGTTCAGCCCCAGCCTGAAGCCGACTATTACTAG
- a CDS encoding response regulator transcription factor: MSSVSTQIIEGNPHLRSLLGWHLQQLGYGVFQSANLTQGQSAFQRLQPDLIILDADLSDGSGLEFCRWLRRQSPVMVLILSTRVTEADIVAGLKAGADDYLPKPFGMQEFLARADALTRRIRNPIPPAYLDYGDLKVDLVQRRVKLKDETIDLTPQEFSLLYVLAQASGLPLSRLELLQRAWPDAIDNPRTVDTHILSLRKKLEVDPRQPNLIQTVRNVGYRFNAEASRKAALAKGTPGAVVSNLRPTAAASS, translated from the coding sequence GTGAGTTCTGTTTCTACCCAGATTATTGAGGGGAACCCCCATTTACGATCGCTGCTGGGTTGGCATCTGCAGCAGCTCGGTTATGGTGTTTTCCAGTCGGCTAACTTGACCCAAGGTCAAAGTGCCTTTCAGCGGCTTCAGCCTGACTTAATTATTCTAGATGCCGATCTGTCCGATGGCAGTGGGCTGGAGTTTTGCCGTTGGCTACGGCGGCAGTCCCCTGTGATGGTGCTGATTTTATCCACCCGTGTTACGGAGGCGGATATCGTCGCGGGGCTGAAGGCGGGCGCAGATGACTATTTGCCCAAACCCTTTGGGATGCAAGAGTTTTTAGCGCGGGCTGATGCCTTAACCCGGCGCATTCGCAACCCCATTCCCCCTGCCTACCTCGATTACGGCGACTTGAAGGTGGATCTGGTGCAACGGCGGGTCAAGCTCAAGGACGAAACCATTGATTTAACGCCCCAGGAGTTCAGTCTGCTGTATGTTCTGGCCCAAGCCAGTGGTTTGCCCCTGAGCCGGTTGGAACTGCTACAACGGGCTTGGCCGGATGCCATTGATAACCCTCGCACGGTGGACACCCATATTTTGTCCCTGCGCAAAAAACTAGAAGTGGATCCCCGCCAGCCTAACCTAATTCAAACCGTGCGCAATGTGGGCTACCGCTTCAATGCGGAGGCCAGCCGCAAAGCGGCCCTGGCCAAAGGAACCCCAGGGGCAGTGGTGTCTAATCTACGGCCCACCGCCGCAGCTTCATCCTGA
- the uvrC gene encoding excinuclease ABC subunit UvrC, with amino-acid sequence MTLDSVVPLLQTPDRLETLLKAIPPEPGVYLMRDRLDQILYIGKSKTLRSRVRSYFRPSQPLSPRIALMVQQVADIEFIVTDSEAEALALESNLIKQHQPHFNVLLKDDKKYPYLCITWSEDYPRLFITRKRRMGHSQDRYYGPYVDTGLLRQTLGLVQRLFPLRQRRQPLFKDRPCLNYDLGRCPGVCQQRISPEDYHRTVAKAAMVFQGRTQELEALIQQHMAKAAAALNFEQAAQFRDQLQGLQHLGAQQKVALPDDTVSQDAIALAADEIHACVQIFQIRAGRLVGRLGFVADAQAETPGSLLQRVLEEHYAQVDPVEIPGEILVQHGLPETEILGQYLSQRRGRKVEIVVPQRQGKAELVALVERNAGYELARTQQAADRQAQSLQDLAEILDLPDLPRRIEGYDISHSQGSDAVASQVVFVDGLPAKQHYRRYKIKDPTVTAGHSDDFASMAEVIGRRFRRHSLAKAQGRELRPQGDRSPSLLRPDADLADWPDLVMIDGGKGQLSAVVAVLKELNLLEDLRVVSLAKKREEIFLPGQSQPLVTAPEQPGVQLLRRLRDESHRFAVSFHRQKRSDRLRRSRLDEIPGLGHTRQKELLAQFRSIDYIRLASPDQLATVPGIGPKLAQQIYEYFHPQPSPDG; translated from the coding sequence GTGACCCTAGATTCCGTGGTTCCCCTCCTGCAAACCCCCGATCGCCTGGAGACCCTGCTCAAAGCGATACCCCCAGAGCCGGGGGTCTATTTAATGCGCGATCGCCTGGACCAAATTCTCTACATTGGTAAATCCAAAACCCTGCGATCGCGGGTGCGCTCCTACTTCCGTCCCAGCCAACCCCTCAGCCCCCGCATCGCCCTGATGGTGCAACAGGTGGCAGACATTGAATTCATCGTCACCGACAGCGAAGCCGAAGCCCTCGCCCTGGAATCCAACCTGATTAAGCAGCACCAACCCCACTTCAATGTGCTGCTCAAAGACGACAAAAAATATCCCTATCTCTGCATTACTTGGTCCGAGGATTATCCCCGTCTCTTTATCACCCGCAAGCGGCGCATGGGCCACAGCCAAGACCGCTACTATGGACCCTATGTGGACACCGGGTTGCTGCGCCAGACCCTTGGTCTCGTGCAACGGCTCTTTCCCCTGCGCCAGCGTCGCCAGCCCCTCTTTAAAGATCGCCCCTGTCTCAATTACGACTTGGGTCGCTGTCCGGGGGTCTGTCAGCAACGCATTAGCCCGGAGGACTACCACCGCACCGTCGCCAAAGCAGCCATGGTTTTCCAAGGACGCACCCAGGAACTGGAAGCCCTGATCCAGCAGCACATGGCCAAGGCCGCCGCTGCCCTCAACTTTGAGCAAGCCGCCCAGTTTCGCGATCAACTGCAAGGGTTACAGCACTTGGGTGCCCAACAAAAAGTAGCCTTGCCCGATGATACGGTGTCCCAAGATGCCATCGCCTTGGCGGCGGACGAGATCCATGCCTGTGTGCAAATCTTTCAAATTCGGGCGGGGCGGCTGGTGGGGCGATTGGGCTTTGTGGCGGATGCCCAGGCGGAAACCCCCGGCAGTCTCTTGCAGCGGGTACTGGAGGAGCATTATGCCCAGGTGGATCCCGTGGAGATTCCGGGGGAAATTCTGGTGCAGCATGGCCTCCCGGAAACCGAGATTTTGGGGCAGTATTTGAGCCAACGGCGGGGGCGCAAGGTGGAGATTGTGGTGCCCCAGCGCCAGGGCAAGGCGGAACTGGTGGCCCTGGTGGAGCGCAATGCGGGCTATGAACTGGCCCGAACCCAACAGGCCGCCGATCGTCAGGCCCAATCTCTCCAGGATCTCGCCGAAATTTTGGACTTACCAGACTTGCCCCGGCGCATTGAAGGCTATGACATTTCCCACAGCCAAGGCTCTGATGCGGTGGCCTCCCAAGTGGTCTTTGTCGATGGCCTGCCTGCCAAGCAGCACTACCGCCGCTACAAAATCAAGGATCCCACGGTGACCGCTGGCCACTCCGACGATTTCGCCAGTATGGCGGAGGTTATCGGTCGTCGCTTCCGTCGCCACAGCCTCGCTAAGGCCCAAGGTCGGGAACTGCGACCCCAGGGCGATCGCAGCCCCAGTTTATTGCGCCCAGATGCTGATCTCGCTGACTGGCCCGACTTGGTGATGATCGATGGGGGCAAGGGGCAACTGTCGGCGGTGGTGGCCGTGCTGAAGGAGTTGAACCTGCTGGAAGACCTGCGGGTGGTGAGCTTAGCGAAAAAGCGGGAGGAGATTTTTCTACCGGGCCAATCCCAACCCTTGGTGACAGCACCGGAACAGCCAGGAGTGCAACTGCTGCGCCGCTTGCGGGACGAGTCCCACCGCTTTGCGGTCAGTTTCCATCGCCAAAAACGCAGCGATCGCCTGCGCCGATCGCGGCTGGATGAGATTCCCGGTCTCGGTCACACCCGCCAAAAGGAACTCTTGGCACAATTTCGATCCATTGACTATATCCGCCTCGCCAGCCCTGACCAGTTGGCCACGGTTCCTGGCATTGGTCCCAAACTCGCCCAACAGATTTACGAGTATTTCCACCCCCAGCCCTCTCCTGATGGGTGA